The proteins below are encoded in one region of Cytophagales bacterium:
- a CDS encoding carboxypeptidase regulatory-like domain-containing protein, with translation MNTKKKYIKPLIVLLGLISLAILDACEETPLLTEGTISGIVTNSQFNNEPIAGATVTISGTNEEKVTGSDGRFAFVVESNTNGYTLQYSHPEFQTDENSNVRVEPGGETDADVALDPIVPLELSLIDLDFGSSSSQESFNVTNLRNGELDFTVTTSADFVTASPNTGRIGAQNTSVIRVTIDRSGLTVGELTEQIIINVPNRGSAVVNVLITVLDASAAVLSVDQTTLGYGTETTSRSLEISNTGEKTLEWTASVSDSWITLSDVSGSLNPTEDQSITVNVNRTDLEAGSYTGTVNFAGNGGAAAISLSMEVVAGNAQPVLEVSETNFNFGLETNSFDVSINNTGNADLEWTATSSDSWLTLSRSSGSVSPTGSQGLTLNVSRAALNEGNFTATVTISSNGGEATLNVSMDVPSQSPVLTLSTTFLAFGETDDLRSVTIENTGLQDLNWSAATDESWLSISSSSGTVSSASSSDINVNIDRTGLADGDYSGKVSFTSDGGDATLDVAMTVVGNGAGNDADNDGIPDAVDADDDGDGLIEIFTINDLNNIRNDLSADGSTLSGGPITGFTGYELTQDLDFENDDHYSDISLKSEVTTGFGWKPIGLDDGNFDATLEGNGFTISNLLINRTTNYTALIAATTEFAEVQNLTVEIKFLSGSQYSAGLIGWNNGDVSNCVVTGDITTSSHYCGLLIGVHPKGTIENSYATGIINASDADNVGGLIGLLGSTNFTSGEIVLRQSYANVTVIGRQWVGGLFGILTGRFSGTATISSCYARGTVQGEPYSSFGSGIGGITSFLGGAGKIDNCYSLAEVTAEGTISTFYSGSFLGNNSGDISNSFAAGPFTTNSSAGYFGGFSGANNGSISSSNYWDTEVTGQSTSTGDALGQTTTQLQALTTNAGIYATWSTEVWDFGSASQYPALKNMPGGLNAQRD, from the coding sequence ATGAACACGAAAAAGAAATACATCAAACCATTGATTGTCCTGTTGGGCCTGATAAGCCTGGCCATATTGGACGCCTGCGAGGAAACACCGCTCCTCACCGAAGGAACCATCTCGGGTATCGTGACCAATAGTCAGTTCAACAACGAACCTATCGCCGGGGCGACGGTAACTATTTCGGGCACCAACGAAGAAAAGGTTACCGGGAGTGACGGTCGTTTTGCTTTTGTCGTGGAGTCCAATACCAATGGCTACACTTTACAATACAGCCATCCTGAATTCCAAACAGACGAAAATTCCAATGTCAGGGTGGAGCCAGGTGGTGAAACGGACGCAGACGTTGCCCTCGATCCTATTGTACCTCTGGAGTTGAGTTTGATCGATCTGGACTTTGGTAGCTCTTCTTCTCAGGAGAGTTTCAATGTCACCAATCTCAGGAATGGTGAGTTGGATTTCACCGTGACTACCAGCGCCGACTTTGTCACAGCCTCTCCAAATACAGGTCGTATTGGTGCACAAAACACCTCAGTTATCAGGGTAACTATTGATCGGTCCGGCTTGACAGTTGGTGAATTGACAGAGCAGATCATCATCAATGTACCCAATCGGGGATCTGCCGTGGTGAATGTACTGATAACAGTCCTGGATGCATCTGCGGCAGTATTGTCTGTCGATCAAACAACTTTGGGTTATGGTACCGAAACCACTTCTCGAAGTTTAGAGATCAGTAACACGGGAGAAAAAACACTGGAATGGACTGCTTCGGTCAGCGATTCGTGGATCACCCTGTCTGATGTCAGTGGTAGCCTGAACCCAACAGAAGATCAATCGATTACGGTAAACGTTAACCGTACGGATCTAGAAGCAGGATCTTATACAGGAACAGTGAATTTTGCTGGAAATGGCGGCGCTGCTGCGATCAGCCTAAGCATGGAAGTAGTTGCCGGGAATGCACAGCCAGTCCTTGAGGTTTCTGAGACCAACTTCAATTTCGGACTAGAGACGAACAGCTTTGATGTATCCATTAACAATACTGGAAATGCAGACCTTGAATGGACTGCAACATCATCAGATAGTTGGTTAACGCTATCCAGAAGTTCAGGCTCAGTGAGTCCAACAGGAAGTCAAGGCCTTACATTGAATGTCAGTAGAGCAGCACTAAATGAAGGCAATTTTACGGCGACTGTTACCATTTCCAGCAATGGTGGTGAGGCTACCCTGAATGTAAGCATGGATGTACCAAGCCAATCCCCAGTGCTTACCTTGAGCACAACCTTTCTTGCCTTTGGAGAAACCGATGACCTTCGGTCTGTAACCATTGAAAATACTGGTCTTCAAGATCTTAATTGGTCTGCAGCTACCGACGAGTCCTGGCTAAGTATTTCCTCTTCTTCCGGTACTGTGAGCTCAGCAAGCAGTTCTGATATCAACGTCAATATAGATCGAACAGGATTGGCAGATGGAGACTATTCCGGAAAGGTTTCTTTTACCAGTGACGGAGGTGATGCCACCTTAGATGTGGCCATGACTGTAGTAGGGAATGGCGCTGGTAATGATGCAGATAATGATGGTATCCCCGATGCTGTAGATGCTGATGATGATGGTGATGGACTGATAGAAATTTTCACCATCAATGACCTTAATAATATTCGGAATGACCTCAGTGCAGATGGAAGTACGCTTTCCGGAGGTCCAATCACAGGTTTTACCGGATATGAATTGACACAAGACCTGGATTTTGAAAATGATGATCATTATTCCGACATCAGTCTGAAATCAGAAGTCACCACAGGATTTGGCTGGAAGCCGATCGGACTGGACGATGGAAATTTTGACGCCACTTTGGAGGGGAATGGTTTTACCATTTCCAATCTCTTGATCAATCGAACTACAAATTACACGGCCTTGATTGCAGCTACTACTGAATTTGCTGAAGTACAGAACCTGACAGTGGAAATCAAGTTCCTCTCCGGAAGTCAGTATTCGGCAGGGTTGATAGGTTGGAACAATGGAGATGTATCGAATTGCGTAGTTACCGGAGATATCACGACAAGCTCACATTATTGTGGCCTATTGATTGGTGTCCACCCGAAAGGGACTATTGAAAACTCTTATGCAACAGGAATCATTAATGCAAGTGACGCTGACAATGTCGGAGGGTTGATTGGATTATTAGGGTCCACTAATTTCACGAGTGGCGAGATTGTATTGAGACAGAGTTATGCCAATGTGACGGTCATCGGCCGACAATGGGTCGGAGGTCTGTTTGGTATATTAACTGGCCGATTTTCCGGGACTGCTACGATCTCATCTTGTTATGCACGGGGAACCGTTCAAGGGGAGCCTTACAGCAGCTTTGGCTCAGGTATCGGTGGAATAACATCCTTCCTGGGAGGTGCTGGAAAAATAGATAATTGTTATTCTCTGGCGGAAGTGACAGCCGAAGGGACCATTTCCACTTTTTACTCCGGTAGTTTTTTAGGGAATAACAGCGGAGATATATCTAATTCTTTTGCCGCTGGACCATTCACCACCAACTCAAGTGCTGGTTATTTTGGTGGATTTTCAGGGGCTAATAATGGGAGCATATCTTCTTCTAATTACTGGGATACAGAGGTGACTGGACAAAGTACCTCTACGGGCGATGCTCTGGGGCAGACCACAACGCAATTACAAGCACTCACAACCAATGCTGGAATCTATGCTACCTGGAGTACCGAGGTTTGGGATTTTGGATCGGCAAGCCAATATCCGGCTTTGAAAAATATGCCCGGAGGATTAAATGCACAACGTGATTGA
- a CDS encoding caspase family protein has protein sequence MWRYTGIVISLSFFSIGLFAQENFNNYKQSLNSQYEKWSDRQDWKHNYIDWKKEADAAYEQWEKQNGNGIEGEFFNEFRNDFNSPFDEDKPANAEADSLQSVIQNLQQNNAATSANSEAKIQELEGQLQAIAEEQKILESLGNYKIWAVIVGVSHYRQSRIRLNYCDDDAYKIYAFLKSPEGGALPDEQIRLFVDEQAKGADIRLAVEQFTGKVGPNDVFLFYFSGHGTVTNLLAEDYGVTQSGEISHRFLSSQIRKSKAKLNLCMIDACHSGSLAIRVEAENKILGNKYAVIEDAPPPGYKSIASLESTTQFYQALQNAPKGSVFFLSSKGEETSLEFRGKRQGIFSYYFIEGLRGAADYNGDQIISVTESFDYTSKKVKEFTNNHQTPVITGQYSHQQPLAIVRKRS, from the coding sequence ATGTGGCGATATACAGGTATAGTTATCTCCCTTTCTTTCTTTTCCATTGGACTATTTGCTCAGGAGAATTTCAATAATTACAAGCAAAGTCTGAACAGCCAGTACGAAAAGTGGAGTGATCGGCAAGACTGGAAGCACAACTACATCGACTGGAAAAAGGAGGCCGATGCTGCTTATGAGCAATGGGAAAAGCAAAATGGTAATGGCATAGAAGGAGAGTTTTTCAACGAATTCCGTAATGATTTCAATAGCCCATTTGACGAGGATAAACCAGCCAATGCGGAAGCCGATAGCCTACAGTCGGTCATCCAGAATCTGCAACAGAATAATGCCGCAACAAGCGCCAATAGTGAAGCGAAAATTCAAGAACTAGAGGGACAATTGCAGGCCATTGCTGAAGAACAAAAAATATTAGAGTCGCTAGGCAATTATAAGATCTGGGCAGTCATCGTAGGCGTATCCCATTACCGCCAATCACGGATACGCCTCAACTATTGTGACGATGACGCTTACAAGATCTATGCTTTTCTGAAAAGTCCGGAGGGGGGAGCACTCCCTGATGAGCAAATCCGATTGTTTGTGGATGAGCAAGCCAAAGGTGCAGATATACGCCTCGCTGTGGAACAATTTACCGGAAAGGTGGGGCCTAATGATGTATTTCTGTTTTATTTCTCCGGACACGGCACAGTGACCAACCTGTTGGCAGAAGATTATGGCGTTACCCAGAGCGGTGAGATCTCACACCGGTTTTTGAGCAGCCAGATCCGCAAGTCCAAGGCAAAGCTGAATCTCTGCATGATTGATGCCTGCCACTCCGGAAGCCTGGCCATCAGGGTAGAAGCAGAAAATAAGATCCTGGGGAATAAGTATGCCGTCATAGAAGATGCACCACCTCCAGGCTATAAAAGCATTGCCTCCCTTGAAAGCACCACTCAGTTCTACCAGGCTTTGCAAAACGCACCAAAAGGCTCTGTTTTTTTCCTCTCCTCCAAAGGGGAAGAAACATCGTTGGAATTCCGTGGCAAGCGGCAGGGCATATTCAGCTATTATTTCATCGAAGGCCTTCGCGGAGCTGCTGATTACAACGGCGATCAAATAATTTCCGTGACCGAATCCTTCGATTACACCAGCAAAAAAGTAAAGGAATTCACTAACAACCATCAGACTCCAGTCATCACTGGTCAGTACTCCCATCAGCAACCTTTGGCAATCGTCCGAAAAAGAAGTTAA
- a CDS encoding response regulator transcription factor, with amino-acid sequence MPTKILIAEDKKLLAQDLEDRIASMNLGQVIGSFPTGEAALKFSKKNPPDIALLDISLKGEMDGIMLAEGLNDIRYIPIIYLTHLDDEKTLSRTLPTVPVAYLNKPFTNNELKVAILNATHALNDEDHENGSEPVPVNETNNGVQVLEDRVFVRNGRGKYSVSLEDIVYIQSGGGEKSTIVTAPFLNDKTRTRPTVGYSLSKLEPKLAFYPYLVRCSRFYIINLKFVERIIDVDTDYKNKGKKTLIVHGEEIKVGDKYRKDILAKLHVL; translated from the coding sequence ATGCCAACTAAGATCCTGATCGCTGAAGACAAAAAATTACTTGCCCAAGACCTTGAAGACCGCATCGCATCGATGAATTTGGGTCAGGTGATCGGTTCCTTTCCAACCGGAGAAGCAGCCCTCAAATTTTCGAAGAAAAACCCGCCGGATATCGCTTTATTGGATATTTCACTCAAAGGTGAGATGGACGGTATCATGCTCGCCGAAGGGCTGAATGATATCCGCTACATTCCGATCATATACCTGACACACCTCGATGATGAAAAGACCCTTTCACGCACACTTCCAACAGTTCCGGTTGCTTATTTGAACAAGCCTTTTACGAACAATGAACTGAAAGTAGCCATTCTCAATGCGACCCATGCCCTGAATGATGAAGATCATGAAAACGGGTCAGAACCTGTTCCTGTCAATGAAACCAATAATGGCGTGCAAGTGCTGGAAGATCGGGTTTTTGTACGAAATGGGCGTGGAAAGTATTCTGTATCCTTAGAAGACATTGTATACATCCAGTCCGGAGGTGGAGAAAAGTCCACCATTGTCACTGCTCCTTTTTTGAATGACAAAACACGAACAAGACCTACTGTCGGTTACAGCTTAAGTAAGTTAGAACCGAAATTGGCCTTCTATCCTTATCTGGTCCGGTGTAGTCGATTTTATATCATCAACTTGAAATTTGTAGAGCGGATCATCGACGTAGATACCGATTACAAAAACAAAGGGAAGAAAACCCTGATCGTGCACGGAGAAGAAATTAAAGTTGGGGACAAATACCGGAAAGATATTTTAGCAAAGTTGCACGTCTTGTGA
- a CDS encoding sensor histidine kinase → MTVLGLLIFAATFLQGIVDQPTSNADTIYATGDQYYYQGNYLTAAKYYLLAYERFLEDENSIGQSKSLNDAGFSYMQVGKLDSSLFYFLRAYDLDQVTNDTTKMASRLINIGNTYKALGKSIEGVESFLVAAKLASVVSAHKIEARAYNGMGNLFIDQQEPRKALINYWKAYDLHTEHNHTEISKAIALGNIGSAYFELGILDSAFSYTHKALKIKQESKRPLSLAHTLEELGRFQLEASNLDSADHYLSASLKLRTEGADQQGVASVSLLQARYMLEIRKYSKVMPKLNIALGYARQYEDRELLLECYDILVDYHRSIQNWESAFRFKTNWATLRDSLFNAEKLQVQQIISEQQLQEKEQERLLADQQARIAEAESQQQQQNARNTQIIASVLAIFLLSSGVGMFIINRQRRKVRGLNVELQQRNEKVKILGEQSMHFTKNALSEITALLNFQSGKLEGVAKDLMQGARLRLDTINILYNRLFANKDQEENQVDLGYLISSILGNTLDALLEEKFKPQREFDIQSVMVSSEVALSMGLITNELCINACKYAFTQPNKRLTVRLNSTEDRLYFLFEENGPGLPPELNWESAKSFGLQLITLLADDLNADLNMENCSPGLKIELTIANH, encoded by the coding sequence ATGACAGTGTTAGGACTCTTAATATTTGCAGCAACTTTTTTACAAGGCATTGTAGATCAACCCACTTCCAATGCAGATACCATTTATGCTACTGGTGATCAATATTATTATCAGGGAAACTATCTAACAGCAGCTAAATATTATCTTTTAGCATACGAGCGTTTTCTTGAAGATGAAAATTCGATTGGCCAGTCAAAATCCCTCAATGATGCAGGTTTTTCATACATGCAAGTAGGAAAACTAGATTCTTCATTGTTTTATTTTCTTCGAGCGTATGATTTAGATCAAGTGACGAATGACACTACAAAAATGGCCTCAAGATTGATCAATATTGGAAATACCTATAAGGCTCTTGGGAAGAGTATAGAGGGTGTTGAGTCATTTCTAGTTGCAGCCAAATTAGCATCTGTAGTTTCCGCTCATAAAATTGAGGCAAGGGCTTATAATGGCATGGGAAATTTATTTATTGATCAACAAGAGCCTAGAAAAGCTTTAATCAATTATTGGAAAGCCTATGACCTTCATACTGAACACAATCATACTGAAATTTCAAAAGCAATTGCATTAGGAAATATTGGGTCCGCATATTTTGAATTAGGAATCCTCGACAGTGCCTTTTCCTACACACACAAAGCTTTAAAAATCAAACAAGAGAGCAAAAGGCCACTATCCCTCGCCCACACACTTGAAGAACTGGGACGTTTTCAATTGGAGGCTTCCAATTTGGATTCAGCTGATCACTACCTTTCAGCAAGTCTAAAACTCAGAACTGAAGGGGCTGATCAACAAGGAGTGGCTTCTGTCTCGTTGCTTCAGGCGAGGTATATGCTTGAAATCAGGAAGTATAGTAAAGTAATGCCTAAACTTAATATTGCACTGGGCTATGCGCGGCAATATGAAGACCGTGAATTGCTGTTGGAATGCTACGACATATTGGTAGACTATCACCGCTCCATCCAAAATTGGGAAAGTGCCTTTCGCTTCAAAACGAATTGGGCTACCTTACGGGATTCTCTTTTCAACGCAGAAAAACTACAGGTCCAACAGATCATTTCGGAACAGCAGCTTCAGGAAAAAGAACAAGAACGTTTACTGGCCGATCAACAAGCTAGGATTGCAGAGGCTGAGTCTCAGCAACAACAACAAAATGCACGAAACACTCAGATCATTGCAAGTGTATTGGCCATTTTCCTACTGTCTTCCGGGGTAGGCATGTTCATTATCAACCGGCAGCGACGAAAAGTCCGTGGACTCAATGTGGAATTGCAGCAGCGTAATGAAAAGGTCAAAATACTTGGTGAACAAAGCATGCATTTCACAAAAAACGCTTTGTCAGAAATAACTGCCTTGCTCAACTTTCAATCGGGCAAACTAGAGGGCGTTGCCAAAGACCTGATGCAAGGTGCTCGCCTGAGACTTGATACCATCAATATTCTTTACAACCGGCTTTTTGCAAACAAGGACCAAGAAGAGAATCAGGTAGACCTTGGGTATCTGATTTCCAGTATTTTGGGCAATACCCTGGATGCCCTTTTGGAGGAAAAATTCAAACCACAGCGTGAGTTTGATATACAATCTGTTATGGTTTCCAGTGAGGTGGCTTTAAGTATGGGATTGATTACCAATGAACTTTGCATCAATGCTTGTAAATATGCATTTACTCAACCTAACAAAAGATTAACAGTACGTCTAAATTCCACAGAAGATAGACTTTACTTTCTCTTTGAAGAGAATGGCCCTGGTTTGCCTCCGGAATTGAATTGGGAAAGCGCAAAATCATTTGGCTTACAGCTGATTACGCTTCTTGCCGATGATTTAAATGCGGATTTAAATATGGAAAATTGTTCTCCAGGGCTTAAAATTGAACTCACAATCGCTAACCACTGA